In Bradyrhizobium sp. 170, the DNA window GGCCGAGGTGCCGACAACAGCCCGCCACTGGTTCTCGTGCACGGCACACTCGGCGACTTCCGCACCTGGAACGCCGTGCTCGGGCCGCTGTCGAAGAAGCACCGCGTGATTGCGCTGAGCCTGCGGCGGTTCTTTCCGGAGCACTGGAACGGGGTAGGCAACGACTATCTGATGGCGCAGCACACCGCCGACGTCATCGGCTTCATCGAGGAGCTGAATGTGGGGCCGGTCGATTTGATCGGCCATTCCCGCGGCGGCCATATCGGATTCCGGGTGGCGCAGGCGCGGCCGGATCTGTTGCGCAGGGCCATTCTTGCCGAGCCGGGGGGCGATCTCGAACCGGCGCTGCAACCGACAAGCCCGCCTCCCGGCCCCGTGCCGCTGGGTCCGCGCGTTCCGATGGCTGCCGAGATGGTACGAAACGGCGACATCGACGGTGCGCTCGCCCTCTTTGTCGATGGGATCGACGGTGAAGGCGCGTGGGCGCGGTGGCCTGCGGCGCCACGACAGCAATTGCGCGACAACATCTATACGCTGCTCGGCCAGGTCGGCGAAAACCGCAAGCCGTTTCTGAAGAGCGAAGCGGAATCGATCAAGACGCCAACCTTGTTGATCGGCGGCGGCGACACCAAGGGCGCATTGGCGGTGATCTGGCGCGTGCTGGCCAAGCATATTCCAGGTGCAACGACGGCGGTCATCCCCGGCACGCGCCACTGGATGTTCGAACAGGCGCCGCAGGAATTTTGCGACGTGGTGCTGGAGTTTCTCGCGGCGTAAATGCGTCGCCCCGTTTACTTCTGATCCAGCCGCCACGCGCCATCCCAATCGGCGGCCGGCGGATTAGCCTGAAAGTTCTCGACACGTTGCGCCATCGCTTTGGACGGTCCGTCGCCGGGGACGGCCTCGAGCGCCGCCTGGAAAGCCCGGCGCGCATCATCCCAGCGGCGCGCCCGATAGGCAGCCAGCCCCTCGGCGTACCGCGCCAGCAGTTCAAGTTGCTTCTCCGTCAACTCGCCCGCGCGCCCGATGATCTCGAACACCGCTTCGGGACGGGTCTGGCCAACGACGGTCAGCCGATCGACCTCGCGCGATTCCACGGCATCGCCGGCCGCCATGATCGCAGCTTCCGAAGCCAGCGAATGACTGCCGTAGAACTTGTTGGCGTTCTCCAGGCGCGAGGCCAGATTCACAGCATCACCCATGACGGTGTAGCTCATCATGAATTCCGAGCCGATGCTGCCGACCAGCACCTCGCCGGTCGCGATGCCGATGCGCACTTCGCAGTCGCTCGGCACGGTGCGCACGCCAAGCAATTCGGGCAGTTCGGTGCGCAGCGCCTTGCCGCGGTCCGCCATCTCGACGGCGGCAAGGCATGCCAGCCGCGCCTGTTCGCTATGCTCGGTAAACGGAGGCCCCCAATAGGCCATGATGGCATCGCCGATATATTTGTCGATGATGCCGCGATGGCCGCGGATCGGTCCCGACATTGTCGACAGATAATGGTTCATCACCTTGACGAGGCCCTGCGGTGTCGTGCCTTCGCTGAGGCTGGTAAAGCCCTTCATGTCGCAGAACAGCACCGTCATCACCCGCCGCTCACCATTGCTTGCGGCCAGCGATTGCGGGTCGATCAGGCCTTCGACGACGCGCGGGTCGACATAGCGGCCGAAGGTTTCGCGCAAGCGCTCCTTGTGGCGCAATTGCTCGACCATGTTGTTGAAGGCCGTCGTGAGCTGGCCGATTTCGTCGCGCGTGGTGACGTCGATCGACCCGTCGAGCCGGCCGGCTTCGACGGCGCGGGTGCCTTCCAGCAAACGCCGGACTGGTCCGGTAATGCCGGTGCTGATGAAAAGTGAAAACATCAGTCCGAGGATGCCCGCAAGCAAGGTCAGGACAACGGAGATGACAATGGCGGTCTTCTGGTCGCGCATCGTCATCACGGCGTCGCTGCGGACCTGCCCCAGCATGTCCGTGCGGATGCCTTCGATTCTTTGGTTGAGTTCGTCGCGCAGCGTATCGGTTCGGACCAGGCTGGCTCTGGCCTCCACGAAATTGCCGGCGTCGAGCAAGGACAACAATCGCTTGTATTCCTCACCGAGATAGCGACGGAGATCGCTGGTCACGTGCTCGATTCGATCGTCGATCCGGCCGAGCCGGGCGTTATCGGATCCGGTGGAGACATCGTCGATGATCGCGTTGATCAGGGCGCGCGCCGCTTGCGCCTCCTGTTCGATTTCCGCTCCCTTCGCCTCATAGATTTTTCGCTGCTCTGCGGAGAATGCCATGTCGGGCGGCGACTGCATCCTGCCGATCACGATCCGGCGCAGCGCCAAAGCCTGCTCCAGCGAGCGGACATTCATCCGCGCCAGATGCCCATACGCTTCGACATATTTGCTGCTGAACTCGTCGAGCTGATGGGCGATCTTGCGCGTCATCACCGTCGACAACGCCGACGTGATCGCCATCAGGACGATCAGTCCTATGGCAATGCCAAGGATCCGCTTTCGGATGGTTGGTCGCAGCATGGACTGGCGTTCTAAGGTGATGGACATGACCGGAAACGGGATCCAAGCAGCAAAGCGAAAGCCCGGCCGATCGACATCTGGCCGGGCGCGTTTCTTATCGCGCGCTGGTGAATTTAGCACGATCCGGCGCGTTAAAATTGACCGTAGTTTCGGGAGAAACTGTCGCAGCTACCCCTTCCAAACGCCGGCCGGCTGGCGCACCGCGATATTGAGCCTGTTCCAGACGTTGATATTGGCGATCGCCAGGATCAGCGCCGCGAGCTCCGCCTCGTCGAAATGCTTGTCGGCCTCGCTCCAGACCTCATCCGGTACCGGATCGGGCCGGTCGCTGATCCTGGTCAGGGCCTCCGTCAACGCCAGCGCCGCACGCTCGCCTTCCGTGAAATAGGGGGTGTCGCGCCACGCCGCCACGCAGAACAGGCGCTCGTCGGTCTCGCCGGCCCGCTTGGCGATTTTGGGGTGCATGTCGACGCAGGCGCTGCAGCCATTGATCTGGCTGGCGCGCAGATGCACCAGCTCAAGCAGTTTTTCCGGCAGGCTGTTTTTGGTCAATTCACCCAGCGCCTGCAGCGCCTTCATGGCATCGGGAACGACCATGACCGGGTGATTCATACGGGCGTGCATCATTTCTACTCTCCATGAGTTGTTCCGTTCTGACGCCGCCGCGCCGATTTGCTGTCACATCGGCGCGGTTTCGTTCGTCATAGCCAAGACGGAACGCGACATGGGAATGTGACCGAATGGACGAGAAAAAATTTCTGACGGAACAATTCGAGGCCAACCGGGCCCGCCTGAGGGCGGTGGCCTACCGCATGCTGGGCTCGACCAGCGAGGTCGACGATGCCGTGCAGGAGACCTGGCTGCGGCTGAGCCGTTCCGATACCAGCGCGGTCGAGAACCTCGGCGGCTGGTTGACCACCGTTGTCGCCCGCATCTGCCTCGACATACTACGCTCGCGCAAATCGCAGCGCGAGGAACCGATGGGGCCGCATGTGCCGGAACCTGTCGTTGACGATGCGCATGGGCGCGACGCCGAGATGGCCGACTCGGTGGGTGCGGCACTACTGGTAGTGCTGGAGACGCTGGCGCCGGCCGAACGGCTGGCCTTCGTGCTGCACGACATGTTCGCCGTCCCCTTTGAGGAGATCGCCCCGATCGTCGGCCGCACGCCTGCCGCAGCACGGCAGTTGGCCAGCCGCGCGCGTCGTCGTGTGCAGGGCACGCCACCGCCGGACGCTGATTTCGGCCGGCAGAAGAACATCGTCGACGCCTTCCTCAAGGCTTCCCGCGAGGGCGACTTCGAAGGGCTGCTCGCGGTGCTGGATCCCGACGTGGTGTTTCGCGCCGATGCTGCCGCCCAACGGCTCGGCTCGCTCGCCGAAATTCGCGGCGCCACGGCCGTGGCCGAAACCTTCAAGGGACGCGCGCAAGCCGCCAAGCCGGCGCTGGTCGATGGTACGCTGGCGGTCGCCGTCAGCATCGGCGGGCAGTTGCGTATCGTGCTGCACCTTACCCTCAGCGGGGAGCGGATATCGGCGGTCGAGGCGGTGGCAGACGCCGAGCGGCTCGGTTCGTCCGACGTAACCATGCTCACGTGAGCGGGGTCATCCCTTCACGGCCGAGAACACGATGGCCTGTAGCGATATCCGGCCGGGATCGCCGAATTCGCGGCGAAATTCCCGCGTCAGCGCGTCGACGACGCGTGCCGGATCGACGCCGCCACGCGCCTGGATCTGATCGATCAGCGGGTTACCATGGACCGCCGCGCGCGCGAAATTCGCGACGTCAGGCAGCTCCCTTTCCTGCCTGATCACAGCAATGCCGATGTCACCGAAGCCTGCTGTTATCAGCGACTCCTTGATCGGATCGATCTGGTGGCAGGAGAACGGCACATTGTAAAACTGCGGCGGATCGGTCGGGAAGAAACGCGCGGCCACCTCGTGCGCGATGCGGCCAAACGAATTGTAGCGATGGGAGTCCCAGACGCTGAGCACATAGCGGCCGCCCGGGGCGAGAACACGGGAGGCCTCGGAAAAGGATTTTGCCTTGTCGGGAAAGAACATCACGCCGAACTGACAGACGATGGCGTCGAAGCTTTGGTCGGCAAAGGGAAGCGCGACCGCATCGGCGGGCTGGAAGCCGACCTGCTCGCCGGGACGAAACTTGGCGCGCGCGATATCGAGCATCGGCGGGTTGAGATCGGTCGCGATCAACTGCGTGTCGGCAGGCAATGCGTCACGCAATTTCCGTGTGACGATACCCGTGCCGGCGGCGGTTTCGAGCACCCGCGCCGGACGCCCGGCGGCGGCGCGTCTTGCGATATCAGCGGCATATTCGGCGAAGATGATCGGGCCGAGACCGTGATCGTAATGCTGCGGGATATTGCCAATGAAACCGGCTGCGTCGCTGCTCATTGCAGACCTCCGATCGCCCCCGACGAAGCATATCCCCACACCCCGGTCCCAGTCCCCCTTGACTGAGCCCGGGCGAGGCGCTAGCTTTTGAATTCGGAATTCCGTATTCCAAACTGGACAGCCAGCATGATCCCTTTGGATCCGCTCCCCAACCTGATCGACCAGGTCTATGCCCGGATCCTTGAGGCGATCACCGACCGTTCGCTGCCGCCGGGGCATCGCATCCGGCAGAACGAGCTCGCCGAAAAACTCGGCGTATCGCGCCAGCCGGTGTCCCATGCGCTGCATTTGCTGCACCGGCAGGGGCTCGTCGCCGAAAGCGGCCGCCGCGGCTTTGAAGTCACCCGGCTCGACCCGGCGCGCATCCGCCAGCTCTACGAGGTGCGCGGCGCCATCGACGCGCTGGCAGCACGGCTGGCCGCCGCGCAAACCAAGGTCGACGCTGCGGGTCGCGCGCGGCTTGAAGCCGCGCTGCAGGCAGGGCGGACCATCGATAAAAACACGCCGCTG includes these proteins:
- a CDS encoding alpha/beta hydrolase produces the protein MQTLTVNGYDMAYLDVGRGADNSPPLVLVHGTLGDFRTWNAVLGPLSKKHRVIALSLRRFFPEHWNGVGNDYLMAQHTADVIGFIEELNVGPVDLIGHSRGGHIGFRVAQARPDLLRRAILAEPGGDLEPALQPTSPPPGPVPLGPRVPMAAEMVRNGDIDGALALFVDGIDGEGAWARWPAAPRQQLRDNIYTLLGQVGENRKPFLKSEAESIKTPTLLIGGGDTKGALAVIWRVLAKHIPGATTAVIPGTRHWMFEQAPQEFCDVVLEFLAA
- a CDS encoding adenylate/guanylate cyclase domain-containing protein; amino-acid sequence: MLRPTIRKRILGIAIGLIVLMAITSALSTVMTRKIAHQLDEFSSKYVEAYGHLARMNVRSLEQALALRRIVIGRMQSPPDMAFSAEQRKIYEAKGAEIEQEAQAARALINAIIDDVSTGSDNARLGRIDDRIEHVTSDLRRYLGEEYKRLLSLLDAGNFVEARASLVRTDTLRDELNQRIEGIRTDMLGQVRSDAVMTMRDQKTAIVISVVLTLLAGILGLMFSLFISTGITGPVRRLLEGTRAVEAGRLDGSIDVTTRDEIGQLTTAFNNMVEQLRHKERLRETFGRYVDPRVVEGLIDPQSLAASNGERRVMTVLFCDMKGFTSLSEGTTPQGLVKVMNHYLSTMSGPIRGHRGIIDKYIGDAIMAYWGPPFTEHSEQARLACLAAVEMADRGKALRTELPELLGVRTVPSDCEVRIGIATGEVLVGSIGSEFMMSYTVMGDAVNLASRLENANKFYGSHSLASEAAIMAAGDAVESREVDRLTVVGQTRPEAVFEIIGRAGELTEKQLELLARYAEGLAAYRARRWDDARRAFQAALEAVPGDGPSKAMAQRVENFQANPPAADWDGAWRLDQK
- a CDS encoding carboxymuconolactone decarboxylase family protein translates to MHARMNHPVMVVPDAMKALQALGELTKNSLPEKLLELVHLRASQINGCSACVDMHPKIAKRAGETDERLFCVAAWRDTPYFTEGERAALALTEALTRISDRPDPVPDEVWSEADKHFDEAELAALILAIANINVWNRLNIAVRQPAGVWKG
- a CDS encoding sigma-70 family RNA polymerase sigma factor; translated protein: MDEKKFLTEQFEANRARLRAVAYRMLGSTSEVDDAVQETWLRLSRSDTSAVENLGGWLTTVVARICLDILRSRKSQREEPMGPHVPEPVVDDAHGRDAEMADSVGAALLVVLETLAPAERLAFVLHDMFAVPFEEIAPIVGRTPAAARQLASRARRRVQGTPPPDADFGRQKNIVDAFLKASREGDFEGLLAVLDPDVVFRADAAAQRLGSLAEIRGATAVAETFKGRAQAAKPALVDGTLAVAVSIGGQLRIVLHLTLSGERISAVEAVADAERLGSSDVTMLT
- a CDS encoding class I SAM-dependent methyltransferase, which produces MSSDAAGFIGNIPQHYDHGLGPIIFAEYAADIARRAAAGRPARVLETAAGTGIVTRKLRDALPADTQLIATDLNPPMLDIARAKFRPGEQVGFQPADAVALPFADQSFDAIVCQFGVMFFPDKAKSFSEASRVLAPGGRYVLSVWDSHRYNSFGRIAHEVAARFFPTDPPQFYNVPFSCHQIDPIKESLITAGFGDIGIAVIRQERELPDVANFARAAVHGNPLIDQIQARGGVDPARVVDALTREFRREFGDPGRISLQAIVFSAVKG
- a CDS encoding GntR family transcriptional regulator, coding for MIPLDPLPNLIDQVYARILEAITDRSLPPGHRIRQNELAEKLGVSRQPVSHALHLLHRQGLVAESGRRGFEVTRLDPARIRQLYEVRGAIDALAARLAAAQTKVDAAGRARLEAALQAGRTIDKNTPLARLIALDVDFHSAIYRLAGNPAIEEMIAPQWPHMRRSMATVLAELDYRESAWTEHEAIASEIFAGNAKVAEAAALAHAQTAGRMTEERLRATDDKAA